The window TTCTCAAAGAATATTTCTTTGATCTTCATTATCAAACTAAACCCAATGCAGAACCTGTAAACTTAGGAATTGGTCATCTTTGGCGAATCGCCGTAGATCATCCGGAACAGCAGGCGCTGCCATGTGTTCACAGGGCTCCCGTAGAAAATGATGGTGAATATCGGCTGTTGTTGATTTGCTGATTATTTTGAGACATGGTATCCAAAAAATAGATAGCTATTAGCTAGTTAAATCGACAGTTATTAAATGGATATAAACAGATATTAGGAAACCCTTCACATTTGTTAATTGTTCTTTTACTATATAACCAATAACCTTCAATTTTACATTATGAATAAAATCATAATAACGTTTAATAGTAAAAAGAACAATTTAAAATTATAATAAAATGAAAAAAATTATCCTTCTACTGTCTTTTTTATTTGCCTGCCAAAATCAATTAACGGCGCAAATAATTATTGGTCCTGTAGAGACTTACAAGGTTGCCTTTACTAGAAATGATGATTATGCTCCGGGAGATATTGCATACGCTGATACTACTCTTACACTTGAAATAAAAACAGGGTCTTCTGCTCCACAATTTAATTCATTTCTTCCTAATAATAATGCTTCTAAAGATTATGCTTTTCCAACATTTACTACTTCATCCCAGGTTACCTATGTTAAAGTAACTTTTAATGATCCGGTATCTCCAGTATTAGTTAGCGGATACTATCCACTTTCAACGGTAGTTGGGAGCCATACAACCATTTCAGACCCTAATCTAATTGTGTATGATCCATACCCCGGTAAGTATGGATATGGGGTAGATATTTATTGTAATGCTCCAAATAAATATACCATTAGAGTTACCAAGTTCTTATGTCATATATGTATCCGTCCTCCCGTTTCTAAAAATGGAAATCTTCAAAGTAATGATCCAATATTGGTACCTAATCCAAGCATTGGACTCTCTGAGCTTTATTATACAGCAGTGGATAGGGAAACAATTTCAATCAATGTTGTTGATATCAATGGTAAAGTAGTTAGAGCATACACTACAGATATAGAAGCTGGGCTAAACAAATTGTCGGTTGATCTCCAAAATTCTTTGGGAGGAACATATATTGTCCAGTGGAAATCCAATATTGGTAAAAGCGGAACTTTAAAACTGATAAAAAATAAGTAGTTACTGTTACTGCTCAATTCTCAACTCCTGCACTTTGCAGGAGTTTTTTGATGCTTATTTTTCAGACAATTTAAAGATCATTCTCTCTTAGATTTAATAACTGATCAAATATTTATTTAAATTACTATAAGAGTTTTTGATATTTAAATATGGTTGAAATAGAAAAAAACTGCTTATAATGTTGAAATCTAGATTTACAGGTATTATGTTTTACTTAAATTATTAAAATTTCATATTCATTAAATAGTTTATATGTTGTTGATTTTGTATTGTTTATGGTAATGTTATATCTATGTGATACCTCAAAATTATGACTTATAATAAATCGAAGTGTATACTTGTGAAATTCATAATCATTGTAATGTGATTGGTGAATAAAAACGACAAATGAAGTCTAATAAACCAAAGATTTAGTATGAAGAACAAATTAATTTTCGCATTTTTTATTCCACTTTTGGTAAGTGGAATTTCTTTACAGGCTCAAAGATATGTTGAGCAAAGAATCAACAGTGATGATGGGAGATCTCATTTATTAAGTTTAATGCCGGGATAACTGCTAAAGACTTAGCCCTATCCAACAACAGAAAGTTTTTCACATAACTTTTGGATCTTCCGGCAGGATCTGGGTGAAAACTGAATCTGCAAAGCTGTTCAGTGATTTTCTGATGAAAAATACCAACTGTATCATCATGGAGGTGTTTGTTGTTTTAAAAAAATAAAGGTTAGAAAATATCTTCATTAAGATCCAGAGGTTTCATAAGATGAAATCTGTAGTCTTTTCTTCAATCGGTTTCTACTGATGTGAAATAGATTGTGGCTAAGGAAGAAATAAGCCATTATATTCCTTATTGAAAATTCAAAATACATGAAATAACAGAATATAAGTTTTGAATTTAAGGTCGCTAAGACAATAAAAATTTTAAGAAAGGAAAAAATTATGAAACCAGCTTTACTGAACTACTTTTTAAGTAGATTGTATTAATAACTGGCATTGGTGAATTTAATTATTATATAGATTATTCAGTACTATTTCTAATGAAAGAGTAGAGAAAGCTTGTCAATGAAAATTTAATTGTTAATGCTTATAAAGATCTTCTGTGCCTGACAAATCTTTCTCTTTCCTCTAAACTTAGTACATTCAATGCTAACCACTCTAAAGAAATACTTCAGAATTGTTAGATGAACAAATAAATGGAATGAATAAAATCAACTGATTAGGATCAAACCTAAGCCACCAAACTTAAAACTAAAACAGTTTCGTTATAGCTATGTTAGAGATGATTATTATGGATTATTATAGGATTTTAGTTATTTAAGCCAATCGTTTGATGGCTTATATAAAGAATATTGACCACCTCCAGTGAAAAAGAGTGAAAGCCCACCAAATAAAAATAAAAAGTTCAGCTCACCACCCAATCCACCAAATTGATTTAAGGTAAAAGCCTCAGATAAACGTGCTAAATAAATAGAAAAAATCATCAGTATGGCTATTCCTAAACCAGAAAATCTTGTAAAAATACCAAGAATGAGTAAAATTGGTGCTATGACCTCCATAACCAGAACACCCAGCCATAAAAACTGTGGTAAGCCAT of the Chryseobacterium viscerum genome contains:
- a CDS encoding DoxX family protein — encoded protein: MIILTKKINADLGILILRISLGVLMLFHGVFKLTEGFDFIKSVLSEHGLPQFLWLGVLVMEVIAPILLILGIFTRFSGLGIAILMIFSIYLARLSEAFTLNQFGGLGGELNFLFLFGGLSLFFTGGGQYSLYKPSNDWLK
- a CDS encoding T9SS type A sorting domain-containing protein, giving the protein MKKIILLLSFLFACQNQLTAQIIIGPVETYKVAFTRNDDYAPGDIAYADTTLTLEIKTGSSAPQFNSFLPNNNASKDYAFPTFTTSSQVTYVKVTFNDPVSPVLVSGYYPLSTVVGSHTTISDPNLIVYDPYPGKYGYGVDIYCNAPNKYTIRVTKFLCHICIRPPVSKNGNLQSNDPILVPNPSIGLSELYYTAVDRETISINVVDINGKVVRAYTTDIEAGLNKLSVDLQNSLGGTYIVQWKSNIGKSGTLKLIKNK